The proteins below come from a single Takifugu flavidus isolate HTHZ2018 chromosome 6, ASM371156v2, whole genome shotgun sequence genomic window:
- the LOC130528051 gene encoding gamma-enolase-like isoform X2 gives MSILRIVAREILDSRGNPTVEVDLHTEKGLFRASVPSGASTGIYEALELRDGDKSRYKGKGVLKAVGHINDTLGPALIASEICVVEQEQLDNMMIQMDGTENKSKFGANAILGVSLAICKAGAAEKEIPLYRHIADLAGNTELVLPVPAFNVINGGSHAGNKLAMQEFMVLPVGAESFKEALRIGSELYHTLKGVIQEKYGQDATNVGDEGGFAPNILENSEALDLLQTAIEKAGFTEKVVVGMDVAASEFHHEGKYDLDFKSPPDSQRHISAEELADIYQSFVNNYPVVSIEDPFDQDDWDAWSRLTAQVGIQVVGDDLTVTNPKRIEKAAEARACNCLLLKVNQIGSITEAIQACKLAQVNGWGVIVSHRSGETEDTIIADLVVGLCTGQIKTGAPCRSERLAKYNQLIRIEEELGDQARFAGHNFRNPSAL, from the exons ATGTCAATCCTCAGGATTGTTGCAAGAGAAATTCTGGACTCTAGGGGAAACCCCACTGTGGAAGTGGACCTCCATACagagaaag GACTGTTCAGGGCTTCAGTGCCCAGTGGGGCATCCACAGGTATTTATGAGGCCCTGGAACTCCGGGATGGAGACAAGAGTCGGTACAAGGGAAAAG gtgtTTTGAAGGCAGTTGGCCACATTAATGATACTCTGGGTCCTGCCCTTATAGCCTCT GAAATCTGTgtggtggagcaggagcagctagACAACATGATGATTCAGATGGATGGtacagaaaataaat CTAAGTTTGGAGCCAATGCCATCTTGGGGGTGTCTCTTGCTATCTGTAAGGCTGGTGCTGCAGAGAAAGAAATCCCTCTGTACCGCCACATAGCAGACCTGGCTGGAAACACAGAGCTGGTGTTGCCTGTTCCG GCCTTTAATGTGATAAATGGGGGTTCTCATGCAGGAAACAAACTGGCCATGCAGGAGTTCATGGTTCTTCCTGTTGGAGCTGAGTCCTTCAA GGAGGCACTAAGGATAGGATCAGAACTGTACCACACCCTGAAGGGAGTGATCCAGGAGAAATATGGCCAAGATGCTACCAATgtgggagatgaaggaggatTTGCTCCCAACATCCTAGAGAACAGTGAAG CTCTTGATTTGCTACAAACAGCCATAGAGAAGGCTGGTTTCACAGAAAAGGTTGTCGTTGGGATGGATGTTGCTGCTTCAGAGTTCCATCATGAGGGGAAATATGACCTGGATTTCAAATCTCCACCAGATTCTCAGAGACATATCTCTGCAGAGGAGCTTGCTGACATTTACCAGAGCTTTGTCAACAACTACCCAG TTGTATCAATCGAGGATCCATTTGATCAAGATGACTGGGATGCATGGTCCCGTCTGACTGCTCAGGTTGGGATTCAAGTTGTAGGGGATGACCTGACAGTGACTAACCCAAAAAGGATAGAGAAAGCTGCAGAGGCGAGAGCCTGCAACTGCCTACTGTTGAAAGTCAACCAGATTGGTTCCATCACTGAGGCCATACAAGC GTGTAAATTGGCTCAGGTAAATGGTTGGGGTGTGATAGTCAGCCACCGCTCCGGAGAGACAGAGGACACCATCATTGCTGATCTAGTGGTCGGACTATGCACTGGACAA ATTAAGACTGGAGCTCCCTGCCGATCTGAGAGGCTGGCCAAATACAACCAGCTCATAAG GATTGAGGAGGAGTTGGGTGACCAGGCTCGCTTTGCTGGCCATAACTTCCGGAACCCCAGCGCCCTGTGA
- the LOC130528053 gene encoding guanine nucleotide-binding protein G(I)/G(S)/G(T) subunit beta-3-like, giving the protein MAAEKAEIDALKKECDSLRTKIEAARKAVNDGSMSSAAGGVASVGRVQLKLRKTLKGHLAKIYAMHWSADSRQMVSASQDGKLLIWDTFTGNKLVAVPLKSAWVMSVAFAPSGNLVASGGLDNICTVYNVKAASPKTLRELDAHTGYLSCCRFISDTEILTASGDTTCCLWDLETGKQKIIFTNHIGDCMSLALSPDMNTFISGACDSLAKLWDLREGACKQTFTGHTSDINAISFFPSGNAIITGSDDCSCKMYDLRSDQEVIGYQDTSLNAGVTSVALSNSGRLIFAGYDDFNCHIWDSLKGEKVGVLSGHDNRVSCTGVPEDGMGVCTGSWDSFLKLWN; this is encoded by the exons ATGGCAGCTGAGAAAGCTGAAATTGATGCACTGAAAAAGGAGTGTGATAGCCTCCGTACAAAGATTGAG GCAGCCCGCAAGGCTGTCAATGATGGCAGCATGtcatcagcagcaggtggtgTGGCTTCCGTTGGCCGAGTCCAGCTGAAGCTTCGGAAGACGCTCAAGGGTCACTTGGCTAAAATCTATGCAATGCATTGGTCAGCTGACTCGAG ACAAATGGTCAGTGCATCACAGGATGGTAAACTTCTCATCTGGGACACATTTACAGGCAACAAG CTTGTTGCTGTACCCTTAAAATCTGCTTGGGTGATGAGTGTTGCCTTTGCCCCTTCTGGTAACCTGGTGGCCAGTGGTGGTTTGGATAACATATGTACAGTGTACAATGTCAAGGCTGCCAGCCCCAAAACCCTGAGGGAGCTGGATGCACACACCG GGTACCTATCTTGCTGCCGTTTCATTAGTGATACTGAAATTCTGACAGCTTCTGGTGATACTACTTG CTGTCTGTGGGACCTGGAGACTGGCAAGCAGAAGATTATCTTCACCAACCACATTGGAGACTGTATGTCTCTGGCGCTGTCTCCAGACATGAATACTTTCATTTCTGGCGCCTGCGATTCTCTGGCCAAGCTGTGGGACCTGAGGGAAGGTGCCTGCAAACAGACCTTCACTGGACACACCAGTGACATCAACGCCATCTCT TTCTTCCCCAGTGGAAACGCTATTATTACAGGCTCAGATGACTGCAGCTGCAAGATGTATGACCTGCGCTCTGACCAGGAGGTCATTGGTTACCAGGACACCAGTTTGAATGCTGGTGTCACATCTGTGGCTCTATCCAACTCAGGCCGCCTTATCTTTGCTGGCTATGATGATTTCAATTGCCATATCTGGGACTCTTTGAAGGGAGAAAAAGTTG GTGTGCTCTCTGGGCACGACAATAGAGTGAGTTGCACTGGTGTCCCAGAAGATGGGATGGGTGTCTGCACAGGATCCTGGGACAGTTTCCTTAAACTCTGGAACTGA
- the LOC130528051 gene encoding enolase-like isoform X1, whose translation MSILRIVAREILDSRGNPTVEVDLHTEKGLFRASVPSGASTGIYEALELRDGDKSRYKGKGVLKAVGHINDTLGPALIASEICVVEQEQLDNMMIQMDGTENKSKFGANAILGVSLAICKAGAAEKEIPLYRHIADLAGNTELVLPVPAFNVINGGSHAGNKLAMQEFMVLPVGAESFKEALRIGSELYHTLKGVIQEKYGQDATNVGDEGGFAPNILENSEALDLLQTAIEKAGFTEKVVVGMDVAASEFHHEGKYDLDFKSPPDSQRHISAEELADIYQSFVNNYPVVSIEDPFDQDDWDAWSRLTAQVGIQVVGDDLTVTNPKRIEKAAEARACNCLLLKVNQIGSITEAIQACKLAQVNGWGVIVSHRSGETEDTIIADLVVGLCTGQIKTGAPCRSERLAKYNQLIRSKIIIIGLRRSWVTRLALLAITSGTPAPCESYR comes from the exons ATGTCAATCCTCAGGATTGTTGCAAGAGAAATTCTGGACTCTAGGGGAAACCCCACTGTGGAAGTGGACCTCCATACagagaaag GACTGTTCAGGGCTTCAGTGCCCAGTGGGGCATCCACAGGTATTTATGAGGCCCTGGAACTCCGGGATGGAGACAAGAGTCGGTACAAGGGAAAAG gtgtTTTGAAGGCAGTTGGCCACATTAATGATACTCTGGGTCCTGCCCTTATAGCCTCT GAAATCTGTgtggtggagcaggagcagctagACAACATGATGATTCAGATGGATGGtacagaaaataaat CTAAGTTTGGAGCCAATGCCATCTTGGGGGTGTCTCTTGCTATCTGTAAGGCTGGTGCTGCAGAGAAAGAAATCCCTCTGTACCGCCACATAGCAGACCTGGCTGGAAACACAGAGCTGGTGTTGCCTGTTCCG GCCTTTAATGTGATAAATGGGGGTTCTCATGCAGGAAACAAACTGGCCATGCAGGAGTTCATGGTTCTTCCTGTTGGAGCTGAGTCCTTCAA GGAGGCACTAAGGATAGGATCAGAACTGTACCACACCCTGAAGGGAGTGATCCAGGAGAAATATGGCCAAGATGCTACCAATgtgggagatgaaggaggatTTGCTCCCAACATCCTAGAGAACAGTGAAG CTCTTGATTTGCTACAAACAGCCATAGAGAAGGCTGGTTTCACAGAAAAGGTTGTCGTTGGGATGGATGTTGCTGCTTCAGAGTTCCATCATGAGGGGAAATATGACCTGGATTTCAAATCTCCACCAGATTCTCAGAGACATATCTCTGCAGAGGAGCTTGCTGACATTTACCAGAGCTTTGTCAACAACTACCCAG TTGTATCAATCGAGGATCCATTTGATCAAGATGACTGGGATGCATGGTCCCGTCTGACTGCTCAGGTTGGGATTCAAGTTGTAGGGGATGACCTGACAGTGACTAACCCAAAAAGGATAGAGAAAGCTGCAGAGGCGAGAGCCTGCAACTGCCTACTGTTGAAAGTCAACCAGATTGGTTCCATCACTGAGGCCATACAAGC GTGTAAATTGGCTCAGGTAAATGGTTGGGGTGTGATAGTCAGCCACCGCTCCGGAGAGACAGAGGACACCATCATTGCTGATCTAGTGGTCGGACTATGCACTGGACAA ATTAAGACTGGAGCTCCCTGCCGATCTGAGAGGCTGGCCAAATACAACCAGCTCATAAG ATCAAAGATTATCATTATAG GATTGAGGAGGAGTTGGGTGACCAGGCTCGCTTTGCTGGCCATAACTTCCGGAACCCCAGCGCCCTGTGAATCTTACAGATGA